In one Ochotona princeps isolate mOchPri1 chromosome 16, mOchPri1.hap1, whole genome shotgun sequence genomic region, the following are encoded:
- the RRAS gene encoding ras-related protein R-Ras, protein MSSGAASGTGRGRPRGGGPGPGDPPPSETHKLVVVGGGGVGKSALTIQFIQSYFVSDYDPTIEDSYTKICTVDGIPARLDILDTAGQEEFGAMREQYLRAGHGFLLVFAINDRQSFNEVGKLFTQILRVKDRDDFPIVLVGNKADLESQRQVLRSDASAFSASHHVAYFEASAKLRLNVDEAFEQLVRAVRKYQEQDLPPSPPSVPRKRNTAGCPCVLL, encoded by the exons ATGAGCAGCGGGGCGGCGTCCGGGACAGGGCGGGGGCGGCCCCGGGGCGGGGGGCCGGGGCCCGGGGACCCTCCGCCCAGCGAGACACACAAGCTGGTGGTCGTGGGCGGCGGCGGCGTGGGCAAGAGCGCACTGACCATCCAGTTCATCCAG TCTTACTTCGTGTCTGACTACGACCCCACCATCGAGGACTCTTACACCAAGATTTGCACGGTGGATGGCATCCCAGCCCGGCTGGACA TCCTGGACACAGCAGGCCAGGAGGAGTTTGGGGCCATGCGAGAGCAGTACTTGCGCGCTGGTcatggcttcctgctggtgtttGCCATCAATGACCGGCAGAG CTTCAACGAGGTGGGCAAGCTGTTCACGCAGATCCTGCGAGTGAAGGACCGCGATGACTTTCCCATTGTGCTGGTTGGGAACAAGGCGGACCTGGAGTCCCAGCGCCAG GTCCTCAGGTCTGATGCCTCAGCCTTCAGTGCTTCCCATCACGTGGCCTACTTCGAGGCTTCGGCCAAGCTGCGGCTCAACGTGGACGAAGCTTTTGAGCAGCTGGTGCGGGCCGTGCG GAAATACCAGGAACAGGACCTGCCTCCCAGCCCGCCCAGCGTGCCCAGGAAGAGGAACACCGCTGGCTGCCCCTGCGTCCTCCTGTAG